In Papio anubis isolate 15944 chromosome 20, Panubis1.0, whole genome shotgun sequence, a single window of DNA contains:
- the UBXN6 gene encoding UBX domain-containing protein 6 isoform X1: protein MKKFFQEFKADIKFKSAGPGQKLTESVGEKAPKQKSSQPAPRPPRQGPTNEAQMAAAAALARLEQKQSRAWGPTSQDSIRNQVRKELQAEATVSGSPEAPGTNVVSEPREEGSAHLAVPGVYFTCPLTGATLRKDQRDARIKEAILSHFSTDPVAASIMKIHTFNKDRDRVKLGVDTIAKYLDNIHLHPEEEKYRKIKLQNKVFQERINCLEGTHEFFEAIGFQKVLLPIQDQEDPEEFYVLSETTLAQPQSLERHKEQLLAAEPVRAKLDRQRRVFQPSPLASQFELPGDFFNLTAEEIKREQRLRSDAVERLSVLRTKAMREKEEQRGLRKYTYTLLRVRLPDGCLLQGTFYARERLGAVYGFVREALQSDWLPFELLASGGQKLSEDENLALNECGLVPSALLTFSWDMAVLEDIKAAGVEPDAILKPELLSAIEKLS, encoded by the exons ATGAAGAAATTctttcaggagttcaaggccgaCATCAAGTTCAAGAGCGCGGGACCCGGTCAGAAGCTCACAGAGTCCGTGGG GGAAAAGGCCCCCAAACAGAAGTCCAGCCAGCCGGCCCCGAGGCCGCCCCGCCAGGGACCCACCAATGAGGCACAGATGGCGGCCGCTGCCGCCCTGGCCCGGCTGGAGCAGAAGCAGTCCCGGGCCTGGGGCCCCACGTCGCAGGACAGCATCCGAAACCAGG TGAGAAAGGAACTTCAAGCCGAAGCCACCGTCAGCGGGAGCCCCGAGGCCCCAGGGACCAACGTG GTATCTGAGCCCAGAGAGGAAGGCTCTGCCCACCTGGCCGTGCCTGGTGTGTACTTCACCTGTCCGCTCACTGGGGCCACCCTGAGGAAGGACCAGCGGGACGCCCGCATCAAGGAAGCCATTCTTTCG CACTTCTCCACCGACCCAGTGGCTGCCTCCATCATGAAGATCCACACGTTCAACAAAGACCGGGACCGGGTGAAGCTGGGCGTGGACACCATTGCCAA GTACCTGGACAACATCCACCTGCACCCCGAGGAGGAGAAGTACCGGAAGATCAAGCTGCAGAACAAGGTGTTCCAG GAGCGCATTAACTGCCTGGAAGGGACCCACGAGTTTTTTGAGGCCATTGGGTTCCAGAAGGTGTTGCTTCCCATCCAGGATCAGG AGGACCCCGAGGAGTTCTACGTGCTGAGCGAGACCACCTTGGCCCAGCCCCAGAGCCTGGAGAGGCACAAGGAACAGCTGCTGGCTGCGGAGCCCGTGCGCGCCAAGCTGGACCGGCAGCGCCGCGTCTTCCAGCCCTCGCCGCTGGCCTCGCAGTTCGAACTGCCCGGGGACTTCTTCAACCTCACGGCAGAGGAGATCAAGCGGGAGCAGAGGCTCAG GTCCGACGCAGTGGAGCGGCTGAGCGTGCTGCGGACCAAGGCCATGCGGGAGAAGGAGGAGCAGCGGGGGCTGCGCAAGTACACCTACACGCTGCTGCGCGTGCGCCTCCCCGACGGCTGCCTCCTGCAGG ggACCTTCTACGCCCGGGAACGGCTGGGGGCAGTGTACGGGTTCGTTCGGGAGGCCCTGCAGAGCGACTGGCTGCCTTTTGAGCTGCTGGCCTCGGGAGGGCAGAAGCTGTCGGAGGACGAGAACCTGGCGTTGAATGAGTGCGGGCTG GTGCCCTCTGCCCTCCTGACCTTCTCGTGGGACATGGCTGTGCTGGAGGACATCAAGGCTGCGGGGGTCGAGCCGGACGCCATCCTGAAACCTGAGCTCCTGTCAGCCATCGAGAAGCTCTCTTGA
- the UBXN6 gene encoding UBX domain-containing protein 6 isoform X2 has protein sequence MQGIRVMAGSAQSLAERGREKAPKQKSSQPAPRPPRQGPTNEAQMAAAAALARLEQKQSRAWGPTSQDSIRNQVRKELQAEATVSGSPEAPGTNVVSEPREEGSAHLAVPGVYFTCPLTGATLRKDQRDARIKEAILSHFSTDPVAASIMKIHTFNKDRDRVKLGVDTIAKYLDNIHLHPEEEKYRKIKLQNKVFQERINCLEGTHEFFEAIGFQKVLLPIQDQEDPEEFYVLSETTLAQPQSLERHKEQLLAAEPVRAKLDRQRRVFQPSPLASQFELPGDFFNLTAEEIKREQRLRSDAVERLSVLRTKAMREKEEQRGLRKYTYTLLRVRLPDGCLLQGTFYARERLGAVYGFVREALQSDWLPFELLASGGQKLSEDENLALNECGLVPSALLTFSWDMAVLEDIKAAGVEPDAILKPELLSAIEKLS, from the exons ATGCAGGGCATCAGGGTGATGGCTGGGTCAGCCCAGAGCCTGGCGGAGAGGGGAAG GGAAAAGGCCCCCAAACAGAAGTCCAGCCAGCCGGCCCCGAGGCCGCCCCGCCAGGGACCCACCAATGAGGCACAGATGGCGGCCGCTGCCGCCCTGGCCCGGCTGGAGCAGAAGCAGTCCCGGGCCTGGGGCCCCACGTCGCAGGACAGCATCCGAAACCAGG TGAGAAAGGAACTTCAAGCCGAAGCCACCGTCAGCGGGAGCCCCGAGGCCCCAGGGACCAACGTG GTATCTGAGCCCAGAGAGGAAGGCTCTGCCCACCTGGCCGTGCCTGGTGTGTACTTCACCTGTCCGCTCACTGGGGCCACCCTGAGGAAGGACCAGCGGGACGCCCGCATCAAGGAAGCCATTCTTTCG CACTTCTCCACCGACCCAGTGGCTGCCTCCATCATGAAGATCCACACGTTCAACAAAGACCGGGACCGGGTGAAGCTGGGCGTGGACACCATTGCCAA GTACCTGGACAACATCCACCTGCACCCCGAGGAGGAGAAGTACCGGAAGATCAAGCTGCAGAACAAGGTGTTCCAG GAGCGCATTAACTGCCTGGAAGGGACCCACGAGTTTTTTGAGGCCATTGGGTTCCAGAAGGTGTTGCTTCCCATCCAGGATCAGG AGGACCCCGAGGAGTTCTACGTGCTGAGCGAGACCACCTTGGCCCAGCCCCAGAGCCTGGAGAGGCACAAGGAACAGCTGCTGGCTGCGGAGCCCGTGCGCGCCAAGCTGGACCGGCAGCGCCGCGTCTTCCAGCCCTCGCCGCTGGCCTCGCAGTTCGAACTGCCCGGGGACTTCTTCAACCTCACGGCAGAGGAGATCAAGCGGGAGCAGAGGCTCAG GTCCGACGCAGTGGAGCGGCTGAGCGTGCTGCGGACCAAGGCCATGCGGGAGAAGGAGGAGCAGCGGGGGCTGCGCAAGTACACCTACACGCTGCTGCGCGTGCGCCTCCCCGACGGCTGCCTCCTGCAGG ggACCTTCTACGCCCGGGAACGGCTGGGGGCAGTGTACGGGTTCGTTCGGGAGGCCCTGCAGAGCGACTGGCTGCCTTTTGAGCTGCTGGCCTCGGGAGGGCAGAAGCTGTCGGAGGACGAGAACCTGGCGTTGAATGAGTGCGGGCTG GTGCCCTCTGCCCTCCTGACCTTCTCGTGGGACATGGCTGTGCTGGAGGACATCAAGGCTGCGGGGGTCGAGCCGGACGCCATCCTGAAACCTGAGCTCCTGTCAGCCATCGAGAAGCTCTCTTGA
- the UBXN6 gene encoding UBX domain-containing protein 6 isoform X3 produces MAAAAALARLEQKQSRAWGPTSQDSIRNQVRKELQAEATVSGSPEAPGTNVVSEPREEGSAHLAVPGVYFTCPLTGATLRKDQRDARIKEAILSHFSTDPVAASIMKIHTFNKDRDRVKLGVDTIAKYLDNIHLHPEEEKYRKIKLQNKVFQERINCLEGTHEFFEAIGFQKVLLPIQDQEDPEEFYVLSETTLAQPQSLERHKEQLLAAEPVRAKLDRQRRVFQPSPLASQFELPGDFFNLTAEEIKREQRLRSDAVERLSVLRTKAMREKEEQRGLRKYTYTLLRVRLPDGCLLQGTFYARERLGAVYGFVREALQSDWLPFELLASGGQKLSEDENLALNECGLVPSALLTFSWDMAVLEDIKAAGVEPDAILKPELLSAIEKLS; encoded by the exons ATGGCGGCCGCTGCCGCCCTGGCCCGGCTGGAGCAGAAGCAGTCCCGGGCCTGGGGCCCCACGTCGCAGGACAGCATCCGAAACCAGG TGAGAAAGGAACTTCAAGCCGAAGCCACCGTCAGCGGGAGCCCCGAGGCCCCAGGGACCAACGTG GTATCTGAGCCCAGAGAGGAAGGCTCTGCCCACCTGGCCGTGCCTGGTGTGTACTTCACCTGTCCGCTCACTGGGGCCACCCTGAGGAAGGACCAGCGGGACGCCCGCATCAAGGAAGCCATTCTTTCG CACTTCTCCACCGACCCAGTGGCTGCCTCCATCATGAAGATCCACACGTTCAACAAAGACCGGGACCGGGTGAAGCTGGGCGTGGACACCATTGCCAA GTACCTGGACAACATCCACCTGCACCCCGAGGAGGAGAAGTACCGGAAGATCAAGCTGCAGAACAAGGTGTTCCAG GAGCGCATTAACTGCCTGGAAGGGACCCACGAGTTTTTTGAGGCCATTGGGTTCCAGAAGGTGTTGCTTCCCATCCAGGATCAGG AGGACCCCGAGGAGTTCTACGTGCTGAGCGAGACCACCTTGGCCCAGCCCCAGAGCCTGGAGAGGCACAAGGAACAGCTGCTGGCTGCGGAGCCCGTGCGCGCCAAGCTGGACCGGCAGCGCCGCGTCTTCCAGCCCTCGCCGCTGGCCTCGCAGTTCGAACTGCCCGGGGACTTCTTCAACCTCACGGCAGAGGAGATCAAGCGGGAGCAGAGGCTCAG GTCCGACGCAGTGGAGCGGCTGAGCGTGCTGCGGACCAAGGCCATGCGGGAGAAGGAGGAGCAGCGGGGGCTGCGCAAGTACACCTACACGCTGCTGCGCGTGCGCCTCCCCGACGGCTGCCTCCTGCAGG ggACCTTCTACGCCCGGGAACGGCTGGGGGCAGTGTACGGGTTCGTTCGGGAGGCCCTGCAGAGCGACTGGCTGCCTTTTGAGCTGCTGGCCTCGGGAGGGCAGAAGCTGTCGGAGGACGAGAACCTGGCGTTGAATGAGTGCGGGCTG GTGCCCTCTGCCCTCCTGACCTTCTCGTGGGACATGGCTGTGCTGGAGGACATCAAGGCTGCGGGGGTCGAGCCGGACGCCATCCTGAAACCTGAGCTCCTGTCAGCCATCGAGAAGCTCTCTTGA